A single Pan troglodytes isolate AG18354 chromosome 19, NHGRI_mPanTro3-v2.0_pri, whole genome shotgun sequence DNA region contains:
- the AARSD1 gene encoding alanyl-tRNA editing protein Aarsd1 isoform X6 has protein sequence MAFWCQRDSYAREFTTTVVSCCPAELQTEGSNGKKEVLSGFQVVLEDTVLFPEGGGQPDDRGTINDISVLRVTRRGEQADHFTQTPLDPGSQVLVRVDWERRFDHMQQHSGQHLITAVADHLFKLKTTSWELGRFRSAIELDTPSMTAEQVAAIEQSVNEKIRDRLPVNVRELSLDDPEVEQVSGRGLPDDHAGPIRVVSIEGVDSNMCCGTHVSNLSDLQVIKILGTEKGKKNRTNLIFLAGNRVLKWMERSHGTEKALTALLKCGAEDHVEAVKKLQNSTKILQKETLLFLTVGDEKGAGLFLLAGPPASVETLGPRVAEVLEGKGAGKKGRFQGKATKMSRRMEAQALLQDYISTQSAKE, from the exons ATGGCGTTCTGGTGTCAGCGTGACAGCTATGCCCGAGAG TTCACCACCACCGTGGTCTCCTGCTGTCCCGCGGAGCTGCAGACTGAAGGGAGCAACGGCAAGAAAGAAGTGCTGAGCGGTTTCCAAGTGGTGCTGGAAGACACAGTGCTTTTCCCTGAGGGCGGGGGACAG CCTGATGACCGTGGTACAATCAATGACATCTCTGTGCTGAGAGTGACTCGCCGTGGGGAACAGGCTGATCATTTCACCCAGACACCCCTGGATCCAGGAAGCCAGGTTCTGGTCCGGGTAGATTGGGAGCGGAGGTTTGACCACATGCAGCAGCATTCAG GGCAGCATCTCATCACGGCAGTTGCTGACCATCTATTTAAGCTGAAGACAACATCATG GGAGTTAGGGAGATTTCGGAGTGCGATTGAGCTGGACACCCCCTCTATGACTGCAGAGCAAGTAGCTGCCATTGAGCAGAGCGTCAATGAAAAAATCAGAGATCGGCTGCCTGTGAATGTCCGAGAACTGAGCCTGGATGATCCTGAGGTGGAGCAG GTGAGTGGCCGGGGTTTGCCTGATGATCATGCTGGGCCCATTCGGGTTGTTAGCATCGAGGGCGTTGATTCCAACATGTGCTGTGGGACCCATGTGAGCAATCTCAGTGACCTTCAG GTCATTAAGATTCTGGGCACTGAGAAGGGGAAAAAGAACAGAACCAACCTGATATTTCTGGCTGGGAACCGGGTGCTGAAGTGGATGGAGAGAAGTCATGGAACTGAAAAAGCACTGACTGCTCTTCTTAA GTGTGGAGCAGAGGATCATGTGGAAGCAGTGAAAAAGCTCCAGAACTCCACCAAGATCCTGCAGAAG GAGACCCTCCTGTTCTTAACCGTGGGCGATGAGAAAGGTGCTGGACTCTTCTTACTGGCAGGGCCACCTGCGTCTGTGGAGACCCTGGGGCCCAG GGTGGCTGAGGTCCTGGAAGGCAAAGGAGCAGGGAAGAAAGGCCGTTTTCAGGGCAAGGCCACCAAGATGAGCCGGCGGATGGAGGCGCAGGCGCTTCTCCAGGACTACATCAGCACGCAGAGTGCTAAGGAGTGA
- the AARSD1 gene encoding alanyl-tRNA editing protein Aarsd1 isoform X4 encodes MAFWCQRDSYAREFTTTVVSCCPAELQTEGSNGKKEVLSGFQVVLEDTVLFPEGGGQPDDRGTINDISVLRVTRRGEQADHFTQTPLDPGSQVLVRVDWERRFDHMQQHSGQHLITAVADHLFKLKTTSWELGRFRSAIELDTPSMTAEQVAAIEQSVNEKIRDRLPVNVRELSLDDPEVEQVSGRGLPDDHAGPIRVVSIEGVDSNMCCGTHVSNLSDLQVIKILGTEKGKKNRTNLIFLAGNRVLKWMERSHGTEKALTALLKCGAEDHVEAVKKLQNSTKILQKNNLNLLRDLAVHIAHSLRNSPDWGGVVVLHRKEGDSEFMNIIANEIGSEETLLFLTVGDEKGAGLFLLAGPPASVETLGPRVAEVLEGKGAGKKGRFQGKATKMSRRMEAQALLQDYISTQSAKE; translated from the exons ATGGCGTTCTGGTGTCAGCGTGACAGCTATGCCCGAGAG TTCACCACCACCGTGGTCTCCTGCTGTCCCGCGGAGCTGCAGACTGAAGGGAGCAACGGCAAGAAAGAAGTGCTGAGCGGTTTCCAAGTGGTGCTGGAAGACACAGTGCTTTTCCCTGAGGGCGGGGGACAG CCTGATGACCGTGGTACAATCAATGACATCTCTGTGCTGAGAGTGACTCGCCGTGGGGAACAGGCTGATCATTTCACCCAGACACCCCTGGATCCAGGAAGCCAGGTTCTGGTCCGGGTAGATTGGGAGCGGAGGTTTGACCACATGCAGCAGCATTCAG GGCAGCATCTCATCACGGCAGTTGCTGACCATCTATTTAAGCTGAAGACAACATCATG GGAGTTAGGGAGATTTCGGAGTGCGATTGAGCTGGACACCCCCTCTATGACTGCAGAGCAAGTAGCTGCCATTGAGCAGAGCGTCAATGAAAAAATCAGAGATCGGCTGCCTGTGAATGTCCGAGAACTGAGCCTGGATGATCCTGAGGTGGAGCAG GTGAGTGGCCGGGGTTTGCCTGATGATCATGCTGGGCCCATTCGGGTTGTTAGCATCGAGGGCGTTGATTCCAACATGTGCTGTGGGACCCATGTGAGCAATCTCAGTGACCTTCAG GTCATTAAGATTCTGGGCACTGAGAAGGGGAAAAAGAACAGAACCAACCTGATATTTCTGGCTGGGAACCGGGTGCTGAAGTGGATGGAGAGAAGTCATGGAACTGAAAAAGCACTGACTGCTCTTCTTAA GTGTGGAGCAGAGGATCATGTGGAAGCAGTGAAAAAGCTCCAGAACTCCACCAAGATCCTGCAGAAG AATAACCTGAATCTGCTCAGAGACCTGGCTGTGCACATTGCCCATAGCCTCAGGAACAGTCCAGACTGGGGAGGTGTGGTCGTATTACACAG GAAGGAGGGTGATTCAGAGTTCATGAATATCATTGCCAATGAGATTGGGTCAGAG GAGACCCTCCTGTTCTTAACCGTGGGCGATGAGAAAGGTGCTGGACTCTTCTTACTGGCAGGGCCACCTGCGTCTGTGGAGACCCTGGGGCCCAG GGTGGCTGAGGTCCTGGAAGGCAAAGGAGCAGGGAAGAAAGGCCGTTTTCAGGGCAAGGCCACCAAGATGAGCCGGCGGATGGAGGCGCAGGCGCTTCTCCAGGACTACATCAGCACGCAGAGTGCTAAGGAGTGA
- the AARSD1 gene encoding alanyl-tRNA editing protein Aarsd1 isoform X7 — translation MQFAFSVNLSKPHSIPYPPASAQTSALDDVCPTSLSVRSQASLRVRLLTRLQFTTTVVSCCPAELQTEGSNGKKEVLSGFQVVLEDTVLFPEGGGQPDDRGTINDISVLRVTRRGEQADHFTQTPLDPGSQVLVRVDWERRFDHMQQHSGQHLITAVADHLFKLKTTSWELGRFRSAIELDTPSMTAEQVAAIEQSVNEKIRDRLPVNVRELSLDDPEVEQVSGRGLPDDHAGPIRVVSIEGVDSNMCCGTHVSNLSDLQVIKILGTEKGKKNRTNLIFLAGNRVLKWMERSHGTEKALTALLKCGAEDHVEAVKKLQNSTKILQKNNLNLLRDLAVHIAHSLRNSPDWGGVVVLHRKEGDSEFMNIIANEIGSEETLLFLTVGDEKGAGLFLLAGPPASVETLGPRVAEVLEGKGAGKKGRFQGKATKMSRRMEAQALLQDYISTQSAKE, via the exons ATGCAATTCGCGTTTTCAGTAAATTTATCCAAACCGCATTCCATTCCTTACCCTCCTGCTTCTGCGCAGACAAGCGCCCTTGATGACGTTTGTCCCACGTCGCTCTCCGTTCGCTCCCAGGCTTCTCTGCGCGTGCGCCTCCTCACACGCCTGCAG TTCACCACCACCGTGGTCTCCTGCTGTCCCGCGGAGCTGCAGACTGAAGGGAGCAACGGCAAGAAAGAAGTGCTGAGCGGTTTCCAAGTGGTGCTGGAAGACACAGTGCTTTTCCCTGAGGGCGGGGGACAG CCTGATGACCGTGGTACAATCAATGACATCTCTGTGCTGAGAGTGACTCGCCGTGGGGAACAGGCTGATCATTTCACCCAGACACCCCTGGATCCAGGAAGCCAGGTTCTGGTCCGGGTAGATTGGGAGCGGAGGTTTGACCACATGCAGCAGCATTCAG GGCAGCATCTCATCACGGCAGTTGCTGACCATCTATTTAAGCTGAAGACAACATCATG GGAGTTAGGGAGATTTCGGAGTGCGATTGAGCTGGACACCCCCTCTATGACTGCAGAGCAAGTAGCTGCCATTGAGCAGAGCGTCAATGAAAAAATCAGAGATCGGCTGCCTGTGAATGTCCGAGAACTGAGCCTGGATGATCCTGAGGTGGAGCAG GTGAGTGGCCGGGGTTTGCCTGATGATCATGCTGGGCCCATTCGGGTTGTTAGCATCGAGGGCGTTGATTCCAACATGTGCTGTGGGACCCATGTGAGCAATCTCAGTGACCTTCAG GTCATTAAGATTCTGGGCACTGAGAAGGGGAAAAAGAACAGAACCAACCTGATATTTCTGGCTGGGAACCGGGTGCTGAAGTGGATGGAGAGAAGTCATGGAACTGAAAAAGCACTGACTGCTCTTCTTAA GTGTGGAGCAGAGGATCATGTGGAAGCAGTGAAAAAGCTCCAGAACTCCACCAAGATCCTGCAGAAG AATAACCTGAATCTGCTCAGAGACCTGGCTGTGCACATTGCCCATAGCCTCAGGAACAGTCCAGACTGGGGAGGTGTGGTCGTATTACACAG GAAGGAGGGTGATTCAGAGTTCATGAATATCATTGCCAATGAGATTGGGTCAGAG GAGACCCTCCTGTTCTTAACCGTGGGCGATGAGAAAGGTGCTGGACTCTTCTTACTGGCAGGGCCACCTGCGTCTGTGGAGACCCTGGGGCCCAG GGTGGCTGAGGTCCTGGAAGGCAAAGGAGCAGGGAAGAAAGGCCGTTTTCAGGGCAAGGCCACCAAGATGAGCCGGCGGATGGAGGCGCAGGCGCTTCTCCAGGACTACATCAGCACGCAGAGTGCTAAGGAGTGA
- the AARSD1 gene encoding alanyl-tRNA editing protein Aarsd1 isoform X2, translated as MRWDSAARILTYIPGAPRGSLNHVPCPGRVFLFLFVWFFPPGLVLCKALEQSLNNPANMQFAFSVNLSKPHSIPYPPASAQTSALDDVCPTSLSVRSQASLRVRLLTRLQFTTTVVSCCPAELQTEGSNGKKEVLSGFQVVLEDTVLFPEGGGQPDDRGTINDISVLRVTRRGEQADHFTQTPLDPGSQVLVRVDWERRFDHMQQHSGQHLITAVADHLFKLKTTSWELGRFRSAIELDTPSMTAEQVAAIEQSVNEKIRDRLPVNVRELSLDDPEVEQVSGRGLPDDHAGPIRVVSIEGVDSNMCCGTHVSNLSDLQVIKILGTEKGKKNRTNLIFLAGNRVLKWMERSHGTEKALTALLKCGAEDHVEAVKKLQNSTKILQKETLLFLTVGDEKGAGLFLLAGPPASVETLGPRVAEVLEGKGAGKKGRFQGKATKMSRRMEAQALLQDYISTQSAKE; from the exons ATGCGCTGGGATTCCGCAGCCAGAATACTTACTTACATCCCTGGGGCCCCAAGGGGCTCACTAAACCACGTGCCTTGTCCAGGtcgcgtttttttgtttttgtttgtttggttttttcctcCTGGTCTTGTCCTTTGTAAAGCCTTAGAACAGTCGTTAAACAACCCAGCAAATATGCAATTCGCGTTTTCAGTAAATTTATCCAAACCGCATTCCATTCCTTACCCTCCTGCTTCTGCGCAGACAAGCGCCCTTGATGACGTTTGTCCCACGTCGCTCTCCGTTCGCTCCCAGGCTTCTCTGCGCGTGCGCCTCCTCACACGCCTGCAG TTCACCACCACCGTGGTCTCCTGCTGTCCCGCGGAGCTGCAGACTGAAGGGAGCAACGGCAAGAAAGAAGTGCTGAGCGGTTTCCAAGTGGTGCTGGAAGACACAGTGCTTTTCCCTGAGGGCGGGGGACAG CCTGATGACCGTGGTACAATCAATGACATCTCTGTGCTGAGAGTGACTCGCCGTGGGGAACAGGCTGATCATTTCACCCAGACACCCCTGGATCCAGGAAGCCAGGTTCTGGTCCGGGTAGATTGGGAGCGGAGGTTTGACCACATGCAGCAGCATTCAG GGCAGCATCTCATCACGGCAGTTGCTGACCATCTATTTAAGCTGAAGACAACATCATG GGAGTTAGGGAGATTTCGGAGTGCGATTGAGCTGGACACCCCCTCTATGACTGCAGAGCAAGTAGCTGCCATTGAGCAGAGCGTCAATGAAAAAATCAGAGATCGGCTGCCTGTGAATGTCCGAGAACTGAGCCTGGATGATCCTGAGGTGGAGCAG GTGAGTGGCCGGGGTTTGCCTGATGATCATGCTGGGCCCATTCGGGTTGTTAGCATCGAGGGCGTTGATTCCAACATGTGCTGTGGGACCCATGTGAGCAATCTCAGTGACCTTCAG GTCATTAAGATTCTGGGCACTGAGAAGGGGAAAAAGAACAGAACCAACCTGATATTTCTGGCTGGGAACCGGGTGCTGAAGTGGATGGAGAGAAGTCATGGAACTGAAAAAGCACTGACTGCTCTTCTTAA GTGTGGAGCAGAGGATCATGTGGAAGCAGTGAAAAAGCTCCAGAACTCCACCAAGATCCTGCAGAAG GAGACCCTCCTGTTCTTAACCGTGGGCGATGAGAAAGGTGCTGGACTCTTCTTACTGGCAGGGCCACCTGCGTCTGTGGAGACCCTGGGGCCCAG GGTGGCTGAGGTCCTGGAAGGCAAAGGAGCAGGGAAGAAAGGCCGTTTTCAGGGCAAGGCCACCAAGATGAGCCGGCGGATGGAGGCGCAGGCGCTTCTCCAGGACTACATCAGCACGCAGAGTGCTAAGGAGTGA
- the AARSD1 gene encoding alanyl-tRNA editing protein Aarsd1 isoform X3: MRWDSAARILTYIPGAPRGSLNHVPCPGRVFLFLFVWFFPPGLVLCKALEQSLNNPANMQFAFSVNLSKPHSIPYPPASAQTSALDDVCPTSLSVRSQASLRVRLLTRLQFTTTVVSCCPAELQTEGSNGKKEVLSGFQVVLEDTVLFPEGGGQPDDRGTINDISVLRVTRRGEQADHFTQTPLDPGSQVLVRVDWERRFDHMQQHSGQHLITAVADHLFKLKTTSWELGRFRSAIELDTPSMTAEQVAAIEQSVNEKIRDRLPVNVRELSLDDPEVEQVSGRGLPDDHAGPIRVVSIEGVDSNMCCGTHVSNLSDLQVIKILGTEKGKKNRTNLIFLAGNRVLKWMERSHGTEKALTALLKCGAEDHVEAVKKLQNSTKILQKNNLNLLRDLAVHIAHSLRNSPDWGGVVVLHRWSLSVSGVQWHDLGSM, encoded by the exons ATGCGCTGGGATTCCGCAGCCAGAATACTTACTTACATCCCTGGGGCCCCAAGGGGCTCACTAAACCACGTGCCTTGTCCAGGtcgcgtttttttgtttttgtttgtttggttttttcctcCTGGTCTTGTCCTTTGTAAAGCCTTAGAACAGTCGTTAAACAACCCAGCAAATATGCAATTCGCGTTTTCAGTAAATTTATCCAAACCGCATTCCATTCCTTACCCTCCTGCTTCTGCGCAGACAAGCGCCCTTGATGACGTTTGTCCCACGTCGCTCTCCGTTCGCTCCCAGGCTTCTCTGCGCGTGCGCCTCCTCACACGCCTGCAG TTCACCACCACCGTGGTCTCCTGCTGTCCCGCGGAGCTGCAGACTGAAGGGAGCAACGGCAAGAAAGAAGTGCTGAGCGGTTTCCAAGTGGTGCTGGAAGACACAGTGCTTTTCCCTGAGGGCGGGGGACAG CCTGATGACCGTGGTACAATCAATGACATCTCTGTGCTGAGAGTGACTCGCCGTGGGGAACAGGCTGATCATTTCACCCAGACACCCCTGGATCCAGGAAGCCAGGTTCTGGTCCGGGTAGATTGGGAGCGGAGGTTTGACCACATGCAGCAGCATTCAG GGCAGCATCTCATCACGGCAGTTGCTGACCATCTATTTAAGCTGAAGACAACATCATG GGAGTTAGGGAGATTTCGGAGTGCGATTGAGCTGGACACCCCCTCTATGACTGCAGAGCAAGTAGCTGCCATTGAGCAGAGCGTCAATGAAAAAATCAGAGATCGGCTGCCTGTGAATGTCCGAGAACTGAGCCTGGATGATCCTGAGGTGGAGCAG GTGAGTGGCCGGGGTTTGCCTGATGATCATGCTGGGCCCATTCGGGTTGTTAGCATCGAGGGCGTTGATTCCAACATGTGCTGTGGGACCCATGTGAGCAATCTCAGTGACCTTCAG GTCATTAAGATTCTGGGCACTGAGAAGGGGAAAAAGAACAGAACCAACCTGATATTTCTGGCTGGGAACCGGGTGCTGAAGTGGATGGAGAGAAGTCATGGAACTGAAAAAGCACTGACTGCTCTTCTTAA GTGTGGAGCAGAGGATCATGTGGAAGCAGTGAAAAAGCTCCAGAACTCCACCAAGATCCTGCAGAAG AATAACCTGAATCTGCTCAGAGACCTGGCTGTGCACATTGCCCATAGCCTCAGGAACAGTCCAGACTGGGGAGGTGTGGTCGTATTACACAG atggagtcttagtgtgtctggagtgcagtggcatgatctcggctcaatgtaa
- the AARSD1 gene encoding alanyl-tRNA editing protein Aarsd1 isoform X1 — translation MRWDSAARILTYIPGAPRGSLNHVPCPGRVFLFLFVWFFPPGLVLCKALEQSLNNPANMQFAFSVNLSKPHSIPYPPASAQTSALDDVCPTSLSVRSQASLRVRLLTRLQFTTTVVSCCPAELQTEGSNGKKEVLSGFQVVLEDTVLFPEGGGQPDDRGTINDISVLRVTRRGEQADHFTQTPLDPGSQVLVRVDWERRFDHMQQHSGQHLITAVADHLFKLKTTSWELGRFRSAIELDTPSMTAEQVAAIEQSVNEKIRDRLPVNVRELSLDDPEVEQVIKILGTEKGKKNRTNLIFLAGNRVLKWMERSHGTEKALTALLKCGAEDHVEAVKKLQNSTKILQKNNLNLLRDLAVHIAHSLRNSPDWGGVVVLHRKEGDSEFMNIIANEIGSEETLLFLTVGDEKGAGLFLLAGPPASVETLGPRVAEVLEGKGAGKKGRFQGKATKMSRRMEAQALLQDYISTQSAKE, via the exons ATGCGCTGGGATTCCGCAGCCAGAATACTTACTTACATCCCTGGGGCCCCAAGGGGCTCACTAAACCACGTGCCTTGTCCAGGtcgcgtttttttgtttttgtttgtttggttttttcctcCTGGTCTTGTCCTTTGTAAAGCCTTAGAACAGTCGTTAAACAACCCAGCAAATATGCAATTCGCGTTTTCAGTAAATTTATCCAAACCGCATTCCATTCCTTACCCTCCTGCTTCTGCGCAGACAAGCGCCCTTGATGACGTTTGTCCCACGTCGCTCTCCGTTCGCTCCCAGGCTTCTCTGCGCGTGCGCCTCCTCACACGCCTGCAG TTCACCACCACCGTGGTCTCCTGCTGTCCCGCGGAGCTGCAGACTGAAGGGAGCAACGGCAAGAAAGAAGTGCTGAGCGGTTTCCAAGTGGTGCTGGAAGACACAGTGCTTTTCCCTGAGGGCGGGGGACAG CCTGATGACCGTGGTACAATCAATGACATCTCTGTGCTGAGAGTGACTCGCCGTGGGGAACAGGCTGATCATTTCACCCAGACACCCCTGGATCCAGGAAGCCAGGTTCTGGTCCGGGTAGATTGGGAGCGGAGGTTTGACCACATGCAGCAGCATTCAG GGCAGCATCTCATCACGGCAGTTGCTGACCATCTATTTAAGCTGAAGACAACATCATG GGAGTTAGGGAGATTTCGGAGTGCGATTGAGCTGGACACCCCCTCTATGACTGCAGAGCAAGTAGCTGCCATTGAGCAGAGCGTCAATGAAAAAATCAGAGATCGGCTGCCTGTGAATGTCCGAGAACTGAGCCTGGATGATCCTGAGGTGGAGCAG GTCATTAAGATTCTGGGCACTGAGAAGGGGAAAAAGAACAGAACCAACCTGATATTTCTGGCTGGGAACCGGGTGCTGAAGTGGATGGAGAGAAGTCATGGAACTGAAAAAGCACTGACTGCTCTTCTTAA GTGTGGAGCAGAGGATCATGTGGAAGCAGTGAAAAAGCTCCAGAACTCCACCAAGATCCTGCAGAAG AATAACCTGAATCTGCTCAGAGACCTGGCTGTGCACATTGCCCATAGCCTCAGGAACAGTCCAGACTGGGGAGGTGTGGTCGTATTACACAG GAAGGAGGGTGATTCAGAGTTCATGAATATCATTGCCAATGAGATTGGGTCAGAG GAGACCCTCCTGTTCTTAACCGTGGGCGATGAGAAAGGTGCTGGACTCTTCTTACTGGCAGGGCCACCTGCGTCTGTGGAGACCCTGGGGCCCAG GGTGGCTGAGGTCCTGGAAGGCAAAGGAGCAGGGAAGAAAGGCCGTTTTCAGGGCAAGGCCACCAAGATGAGCCGGCGGATGGAGGCGCAGGCGCTTCTCCAGGACTACATCAGCACGCAGAGTGCTAAGGAGTGA
- the AARSD1 gene encoding alanyl-tRNA editing protein Aarsd1 isoform X5, which produces MAFWCQRDSYAREFTTTVVSCCPAELQTEGSNGKKEVLSGFQVVLEDTVLFPEGGGQPDDRGTINDISVLRVTRRGEQADHFTQTPLDPGSQVLVRVDWERRFDHMQQHSGQHLITAVADHLFKLKTTSWELGRFRSAIELDTPSMTAEQVAAIEQSVNEKIRDRLPVNVRELSLDDPEVEQVIKILGTEKGKKNRTNLIFLAGNRVLKWMERSHGTEKALTALLKCGAEDHVEAVKKLQNSTKILQKNNLNLLRDLAVHIAHSLRNSPDWGGVVVLHRKEGDSEFMNIIANEIGSEETLLFLTVGDEKGAGLFLLAGPPASVETLGPRVAEVLEGKGAGKKGRFQGKATKMSRRMEAQALLQDYISTQSAKE; this is translated from the exons ATGGCGTTCTGGTGTCAGCGTGACAGCTATGCCCGAGAG TTCACCACCACCGTGGTCTCCTGCTGTCCCGCGGAGCTGCAGACTGAAGGGAGCAACGGCAAGAAAGAAGTGCTGAGCGGTTTCCAAGTGGTGCTGGAAGACACAGTGCTTTTCCCTGAGGGCGGGGGACAG CCTGATGACCGTGGTACAATCAATGACATCTCTGTGCTGAGAGTGACTCGCCGTGGGGAACAGGCTGATCATTTCACCCAGACACCCCTGGATCCAGGAAGCCAGGTTCTGGTCCGGGTAGATTGGGAGCGGAGGTTTGACCACATGCAGCAGCATTCAG GGCAGCATCTCATCACGGCAGTTGCTGACCATCTATTTAAGCTGAAGACAACATCATG GGAGTTAGGGAGATTTCGGAGTGCGATTGAGCTGGACACCCCCTCTATGACTGCAGAGCAAGTAGCTGCCATTGAGCAGAGCGTCAATGAAAAAATCAGAGATCGGCTGCCTGTGAATGTCCGAGAACTGAGCCTGGATGATCCTGAGGTGGAGCAG GTCATTAAGATTCTGGGCACTGAGAAGGGGAAAAAGAACAGAACCAACCTGATATTTCTGGCTGGGAACCGGGTGCTGAAGTGGATGGAGAGAAGTCATGGAACTGAAAAAGCACTGACTGCTCTTCTTAA GTGTGGAGCAGAGGATCATGTGGAAGCAGTGAAAAAGCTCCAGAACTCCACCAAGATCCTGCAGAAG AATAACCTGAATCTGCTCAGAGACCTGGCTGTGCACATTGCCCATAGCCTCAGGAACAGTCCAGACTGGGGAGGTGTGGTCGTATTACACAG GAAGGAGGGTGATTCAGAGTTCATGAATATCATTGCCAATGAGATTGGGTCAGAG GAGACCCTCCTGTTCTTAACCGTGGGCGATGAGAAAGGTGCTGGACTCTTCTTACTGGCAGGGCCACCTGCGTCTGTGGAGACCCTGGGGCCCAG GGTGGCTGAGGTCCTGGAAGGCAAAGGAGCAGGGAAGAAAGGCCGTTTTCAGGGCAAGGCCACCAAGATGAGCCGGCGGATGGAGGCGCAGGCGCTTCTCCAGGACTACATCAGCACGCAGAGTGCTAAGGAGTGA